A DNA window from Daucus carota subsp. sativus chromosome 3, DH1 v3.0, whole genome shotgun sequence contains the following coding sequences:
- the LOC108214119 gene encoding uncharacterized protein LOC108214119, with protein MSGEGSSSQPNGGFRGSGSMSHVYIQHPPLRCRVPGSRGLFYDDGNKLMISPTSDQVFSWKTSTTFPEVIPESDSITEGPVLLVRYALDMKLLAIQRSNHEVQFWIKETGYTFKQRCKSESETILGFFWTDCPTCDVVFVKTSGLDFFSYDSEMKSLHLVETKKLNVSWYIYTHESRLVLLASGLQCKSFTGYQLSSVGIIRLPKFEMAMATSEDSNKPVLAAEDVQVITVYGRIYCLQVDRVAMLLHSYRFYRDAVVQQGSLPVYTSKIAASVVDNVLLVHQVDAKVVILYDLFSDSRAPISAPLPLLFRGVYSPNMSSSHSSSNYTETSEEKDAIDTEAIIYGDDWTFLVPDLICDVANGFLWKIQLDLEAISASSSEVPFVLEFLQRRKLEAKKAKELCVGIARNIILERRPLYMVTRSIDVLVTSYSYAIKTGSSLKDVKPEKPSSSGVTSVNSSNTVADESTSRGNASGKFLKHGPASEVGDDTVSNHSYSTLDSDDNSFSDRQKKNPANHVSSKVNIDTENLTKVEASNEEVHPSASQTQIIRHSNYSSNVNNSELHNSLVNSAAITSDEMYSFVFAPVEEEMAGDSFYLASVIVEFLRSSNIEKVRVHPSIYVLTIRLLAQTERFPELGLFVTNKIIEPSKEVAFQLLESGAQHCLTRKLGLDMLRQLSLHHDYVSLLLQNGYYLEALRYTRKNKVNTVRPSLFLEAAYASNDSQQLAAVLRFFSDFFPGFKNTPDHNSYCSVLAGMGSSVAA; from the exons ATGTCTGGGGAAGGATCAAGTTCTCAGCCTAATGGTGGCTTTCGTGGATCTGGTTCTATGTCACATGTTTATATCCAGCATCCACCGTTGAGATGTAGAGTTCCTGGATCAAGAGGCTTATTTTATGATGACGGAAATAAATTAATGATTTCTCCAACATCTGATCAG GTTTTTTCATGGAAAACATCAACAACTTTTCCGGAAGTTATTCCAGAATCTGATTCGATAACAGAAGGGCCAGTATTGTTGGTTCGATATGCATTAGATATGAAGCTTTTAGCTATCCAGCGTTCAAATCACGAGGTTCAGTTCTGGATCAAAGAGACCGGATACACTTTCAAACAAAGGTGCAAATCTGAGTCGGAGACAATACTAGGATTTTTTTGGACAGATTGTCCAACATGTGATGTTGTCTTTGTAAAGACCAG tggttTGGACTTCTTCTCTTATGATTCTGAAATGAAATCGCTCCATCTGGTTGAGACAAAGAAACTGAATGTGAGTTGGTACATCTATACGCATGAAAGCCGTTTGGTGCTTCTTGCCTCGGGATTGCAGTGCAAGAGCTTTACTGGGTATCAG CTTTCATCTGTGGGTATCATCCGCCTACCAAAGTTTGAGATGGCAATGGCCACATCTGAGGACAGCAATAAGCCTGTTCTAGCTGCTGAAGATGTACAAGTTATTACTGT TTATGGTAGAATATACTGCTTGCAAGTTGATAGAGTTGCAATGCTACTGCACTCGTATAGATTTTACCGTGATGCTGTTGTGCAACAG GGTTCTTTGCCTGTATACACGAGCAAAATAGCTGCAAGTGTGGTTGATAACGTTTTGCTTGTACATCAAGTGGATGCAAAGGTTGTCATCTTATATGACTTATTTTCAGATTCTCGTGCCCCTATATCTGCTCCTCTTCCTCTATTATTTAGGGGGGTTTACAGCCCCAATATGTCATCCTCTCATTCAAGTAGCAACTATACTGAAActtcagaagaaaaagatgctATTGATACAGAAGCAATTATCTATGGAGATGATTGGACTTTTCTTGTTCCTGATCTTATATGTGATGTTGCTAATGGTTTTTTGTGGAAGATCCAGCTGGATTTGGAG GCTATATCTGCTAGTAGCTCAGAAGTGCCATTTGTACTAGAGTTCTTGCAGCGGAGGAAATTGGAGGCAAAGAAG GCTAAAGAACTGTGCGTGGGAATAGCCCGTAACATCATTCTAGAACGAAGACCTTTATACATGGTTACACGCTCAATCGATGTTTTAGTTACTTCATACTCTTACGCAATTAAAACAGGAAGTTCTCTGAAGGATGTGAAACCTGAGAAACCTTCATCCTCTGGCGTTACTAGTGTGAACAGCAGCAACACTGTTGCTGATGAATCCACTAGTAGAGGAAATGCTTCCGGGAAATTTCTCAAACATGGCCCTGCTAGTGAAGTGGGGGATGATACTGTTTCTAATCATAGTTACTCAACCTTAGACTCTGATGACAATTCATTTTCTGATAGGCAGAAAAAAAACCCTGCAAATCATGTTTCTTCCAAGGTTAATATAGACACAGAAAATTTAACGAAGGTCGAAGCCAGTAACGAAGAAGTTCATCCATCAGCATCACAAACTCAAATTATCAGACATAGCAACTACTCGTCAAATGTTAATAATTCCGAGCTTCACAATTCTCTAGTAAATTCAGCTGCAATCACATCAGATGAGATGTATAGCTTCGTGTTTGCTCCCGTTGAGGAAGAGATGGCTGGGGATTCTTTTTACTTGGCTTCTGTCATTGTTGAGTTTCTTCGCAG CTCCAACATTGAAAAGGTGAGAGTCCACCCTAGTATCTATGTGCTGACCATACGATTACTAGCTCAGACGGAGCGATTCCCAGAGCTTGGATTGTTTGTCACAAACAAG ATTATCGAACCTTCAAAAGAAGTGGCTTTTCAGCTACTAGAGTCAGGTGCTCAGCATTGCCTAACAAGGAAATTAGGTTTAGATATGCTGAGACAGTTGTCACTACATCATGACTATGTCTCACTATTACTGCAAAATGGATACTACCTCGAAGCTTTACGTTATACACGCAAAAATAAG GTTAATACTGTCCGCCCTTCATTATTTCTGGAAGCGGCTTATGCCTCAAATGACTCGCAACAATTGGCTGCAGTTCTGAGGTTTTTCTCTGATTTTTTCCCTGGCTTTAAAAACACTCCCGATCACAATTCGTACTGCAGTGTTCTTGCTGGCATGGGTTCATCTGTCGCAGCTTGA
- the LOC108211697 gene encoding uncharacterized protein LOC108211697, translated as MGTREVYEEKLRRGNLDHDPTINPGLGNPRCPRCLSLLAPEYENGEWNITPVLHDATAVAGCGIGGMLSAIHGFNTGIPFVQKHVKGPKWLPFIIGVPPLLMFSAASAALGGYVLPKFTLLTVTSYYAASSASHYGISLLTRHIEDANTSHSPHERIR; from the exons ATGGGAACTCGAGAAGTGTACGAGGAGAAACTTAGAAGAGGAAACCTAGACCACGATCCGACCATTAATCCTGGTCTCGGCAACCCTCGTTGTCCTCGCTGTCTGTCTCTCCTCGCTCCGGAATAC GAAAATGGGGAGTGGAATATCACCCCTGTTCTACATGACGCCACTGCTGTG GCTGGCTGTGGGATTGGTGGAATGCTTAGTGCAATTCATGGTTTCAACACAG GGATCCCCTTTGTTCAGAAACATGTGAAGGGACCTAAGTGGCTTCCTTTTATTATAGGG GTTCCACCCCTTCTAATGTTCTCTGCTGCAAGTGCTGCGCTCGGAG GATATGTGCTTCCCAAATTTACTCTACTCACTGTGACGTCATATTATGCTGCTTCAAGTGCATCACATTATGGTATCTCATTGCTAACGAGACACATTGAAGATGCAAACACGTCCCATTCACCGCATGAAAGGATTAGATGA
- the LOC108210937 gene encoding large ribosomal subunit protein eL21z/eL21y, giving the protein MPAGHGLRSRTRDSFSRAFRKKGTIHLSTYLRTYHIGDYVDIKVNGAIHKGMPHKFYHGRTGQVWNVTKRAIGVEINKQVGNRIIRKRIHVRIEHVMPSRCTEEVKLRKKKNDQLKAEAKARGEVISTKRQPEGPKPGFMVEGATLETVTPIPYDVVNDLKGGY; this is encoded by the exons ATGCCGGCGGGACATGGGCTCCGATCACGAACCAGAGATTCATTCTCACGAGCATTCAGAAAGAAAGGAACGATCCATCTTTCTACTTACTTGAGAACCTATCACATCGGCGATTACGTCGATATCAAAGTTAACGGCGCTATTCACAAAGGCATGCCTCACAAGTTCTACCACGGCCGTACTGGTCAGGTCTGGAACGTCACCAAACGCGCCATCGGTGTTGAAATCAACAAGCAG GTGGGTAATAGGATCATTAGGAAGAGGATCCATGTGCGAATTGAGCATGTCATGCCTTCACGGTGCACAGAAGAGGTGAAACTACGGAAGAAGAAGAATGACCAGTTGAAGGCCGAGGCCAAGGCCAGAGGTGAAGTCATCAGTACCAAGAGACAGCCTGAAGGGCCGAAACCTGGTTTCATGGTAGAAGGGGCAACATTGGAGACCGTTACCCCTATTCCCTATGATGTGGTTAATGATCTTAAAGGAGGGTATTAA
- the LOC108213887 gene encoding uclacyanin 1, giving the protein MSIVKTLMCLAAAAMIINSAIATTTFKVGGPTGGWDIATNLKAWSSSQAFSVGDSLIFQYTPNHNLLEVSKEDYEACQSSNPIQVFPSGATPIPLTAPGSRYFICGVVGHCSLGMKVEILTLGASAPLPAAQSPETTTLPSDPPISPAAFPSPIETPSTQSPASAGGPMTVPTFPLTGSPQSYNPANALSTLPPPVSAAKVRATSSILFLIFMLGALFL; this is encoded by the exons ATGTCAATTGTGAAAACACTAATGTGTTTGGCTGCAGCAGCCATGATCATCAACTCAGCCATCGCAACAACTACTTTCAAGGTGGGAGGTCCAACTGGAGGGTGGGATATAGCCACCAACCTAAAAGCATGGTCATCATCCCAAGCATTTTCAGTTGGAGACAGTCTCA TTTTTCAGTACACGCCAAATCACAACTTGCTTGAAGTTTCCAAGGAGGACTACGAAGCATGCCAAAGCAGCAATCCAATCCAGGTGTTTCCAAGCGGTGCCACTCCCATCCCTCTCACTGCTCCAGGGAGCCGTTACTTCATCTGTGGAGTAGTTGGACACTGCAGCCTAGGAATGAAGGTTGAGATTTTAACACTTGGAGCTTCAGCCCCGTTACCGGCTGCTCAGTCCCCAGAAACCACAACTTTACCATCTGATCCCCCAATCTCCCCTGCGGCTTTCCCATCCCCTATTGAAACGCCATCCACTCAGTCACCAGCTAGCGCAGGAGGTCCTATGACGGTGCCTACTTTCCCCCTGACCGGATCTCCACAAAGCTATAATCCGGCTAACGCACTTTCCACCCTACCTCCTCCAGTTTCAGCTGCTAAAGTGAGGGCTACTTCATCTATCTTGTTTCTTATATTCATGCTTGGGGCATTGTTTCTCTAA